The segment GAAGCCGTCTAAACAAGGGCCGCCGCCTCCTTTGCCCCCTGCTCGTCCCCCGCCTCCCGGAAGCGGCGGACCGCTTCCCGCCGGTGTCCCTCGGCCTCCTCCCGGCTCCCAAAGCGGAGGTGCCAAAGGAGGAGGCCCCGGTGGGCCACCGCCTGGGCCAGGGGATGGGCGGCCCCCTCCGCCCAGGCCAGGGCTTCCCCCAGGAAGGCGCGGCTCTCCTCCCGCCTCCCCAGGAGGAGGTGGGCGAGGCCCTGCTCGTAGCGGTTGGCTGCCCAGGCCAGGGACTCCTCGGGCAGCAGGCGGGCCTCTTCCCGGAAGACCTCCAGGGCCTCCTCGAGCCTCCCCGCCATCCTGAGGACCATCCCCACCTGGTGGAGGGCCCGGTGGCCCCCCGTCTCCCGGAAAAGGGCCCGGTAGAGGGCCTTGGCTTCCCCGTAGCGCCCCTGGAAGGCCAGGGCATAGCCCAGGGCGAAGCGGGCCTCCGGGGAAGCATCTCCCCGGAGGAGTCGTTCGGCCTCCCCATAACGGCCCGCCTCCATCAGGTCCCAGGCCGCCCGCAGGCGCTCGCCTTCCACCTTCCCCCCTACTCCCGCTCCTGCCCCTCCCCCAGGGCCACCCACTTGGTGGTGGTGAGCTCCAGGGGCCCCATGGGGCCATAGGCGTGGAGCTTGGAGGTGCTGATGCCGATCTCCGCCCCCAGGCCCAGTTGGAAGCCGTCGTTGAAACGGGTGGAGGCATTCCAGAGGACGAGGCTGGCGTCCACCTCCTCCAGGAAGCGCCAGGCCACCCGGGGGTCCTCAGTGCAGACGGCCTCGGTGTGGCGGGAGCCGAAGCGGGCGATGTGCTCCAGGGCCTCCTCCAGCCCCGAGACCACCTTCACCCGGAGGATCAGGTCCAAATACTCCCGGTCCCACTCCTCCTCCTGGGCGGGCACGGCCTCCTTCAGGAGGGGAAGGGCCCTGGGGCAG is part of the Thermus caldilimi genome and harbors:
- a CDS encoding tetratricopeptide repeat protein, producing MEGERLRAAWDLMEAGRYGEAERLLRGDASPEARFALGYALAFQGRYGEAKALYRALFRETGGHRALHQVGMVLRMAGRLEEALEVFREEARLLPEESLAWAANRYEQGLAHLLLGRREESRAFLGEALAWAEGAAHPLAQAVAHRGLLLWHLRFGSREEAEGHRREAVRRFREAGDEQGAKEAAALV